One window of Paenibacillus sp. FSL K6-3182 genomic DNA carries:
- a CDS encoding molybdopterin-dependent oxidoreductase: MSGLLERLRKGYGKKLVSLHAWNGWIVVILALTGLILVGGFWRGVLGEVRVWIKWAHVVVGIASILPVVYYLALAGKHWKQLKQKPWQRFNVLVVLGLLLGWFGSGVLLWQFRAVGPSVSNVALVIHDLLTWVGLPYIIYHSITRVKWLKEPNRRTVKNEQKEEGVIHPAGAPQPVYTRKAFIRGAIGIGLAVTIGPSFLKWLGNSLGSVGGSQSIDKLIENDANMLLPAPQPLPASAPPTGGGAVGQFRVYTVTPIPSYTNADWNFTIDGLVDKTFKWDWKQFVALKRTVQVSDFHCVTGWSVYKNTWEGIPLKELLKMAGVQSGAETVKLYSGDGVYTDTLTLEQADMDDVMVAVMHDGKPIPSDLGGPVRLIVPKMYAYKSVKWLNRIELIKGEHVGYWEARGYANDAWV; this comes from the coding sequence ATGAGTGGACTGTTGGAGCGTCTTCGCAAGGGTTATGGTAAAAAGCTCGTTTCGCTGCATGCTTGGAACGGCTGGATTGTCGTTATTTTGGCACTAACAGGGCTTATACTGGTGGGCGGCTTCTGGCGCGGCGTTCTTGGGGAGGTTCGCGTTTGGATAAAGTGGGCACATGTCGTTGTCGGTATAGCATCCATCCTGCCTGTTGTCTATTATCTGGCGCTGGCGGGCAAGCATTGGAAGCAGCTGAAGCAAAAACCATGGCAAAGATTTAATGTACTTGTCGTGTTAGGCTTATTGCTGGGCTGGTTCGGATCGGGCGTGCTGCTATGGCAGTTTAGAGCCGTCGGGCCAAGCGTGTCTAATGTGGCATTAGTCATTCATGATCTCCTTACATGGGTTGGTCTTCCTTATATCATTTATCATTCCATCACGCGGGTCAAATGGCTGAAAGAGCCGAATCGCCGTACCGTCAAAAACGAGCAGAAGGAAGAGGGCGTCATCCATCCAGCGGGAGCGCCTCAGCCGGTGTATACGCGCAAAGCGTTCATTCGCGGTGCAATTGGCATAGGTTTGGCTGTTACGATCGGGCCTTCTTTTCTGAAATGGCTCGGGAACTCGCTTGGAAGTGTAGGGGGAAGCCAGAGCATCGATAAGCTGATCGAAAATGATGCAAATATGCTTCTGCCAGCCCCGCAGCCGCTGCCTGCTTCAGCCCCGCCAACGGGTGGAGGAGCTGTTGGACAGTTCCGTGTATACACGGTAACGCCGATTCCCTCTTATACAAATGCGGATTGGAACTTTACGATAGACGGGTTAGTCGATAAGACATTTAAGTGGGATTGGAAACAGTTTGTGGCGCTGAAGCGAACGGTGCAGGTCAGTGATTTTCACTGTGTGACCGGTTGGTCCGTTTACAAAAACACGTGGGAGGGTATTCCACTTAAAGAATTGCTGAAAATGGCGGGTGTGCAGTCCGGTGCGGAGACGGTGAAGCTTTACTCGGGTGATGGCGTATATACAGATACCCTTACACTTGAGCAGGCCGACATGGATGATGTAATGGTGGCGGTCATGCATGATGGGAAGCCGATCCCGAGTGATCTCGGCGGACCGGTTCGTCTCATTGTGCCGAAAATGTATGCCTATAAGTCCGTAAAATGGTTAAACCGAATTGAGCTGATTAAAGGCGAGCATGTGGGGTACTGGGAAGCTCGTGGATATGCGAACGATGCGTGGGTGTAG
- a CDS encoding NCS2 family permease, with amino-acid sequence MGSRLQKMFHIEKENTTVRTELVAGTTSFMTVAYIIAVNGAILQLAGMPYEAATIVTVICSFIGCMLMALWAKSPLILVPGMGDNAFFVFTLVFSLGLTWQQALAAVFLAGIVFMLTAVTKGADYLSRSIPTSMINAMTAGIGLFIAFLGLKNGGIIVASEGTFVTLAKLSDPYALTTILTLLIAIPLFMRNVKGSFLIAIIAGTGIGALLGIVDFSTLRDFSISFNGYGELFFALDFSGIGTLNFWTAVFSLSMVIIFQNMGAQLGMLPDKAKFRRSFQANSVSVISAGLLGCSPMTTAAESATGIASGGRTGLTSFTTGILFIPALFMIPLFKIIPNSAIAPVLIIVGCLMFQSIKEIPFNDFTEAFPAYLMMAIMPLSFSIANGIAFGFIAYPILKLVTGRRKEVSITMYVIAFFFLLYFILGSI; translated from the coding sequence TTGGGAAGTCGATTGCAGAAAATGTTCCATATTGAAAAAGAAAACACGACGGTACGTACGGAGTTAGTTGCAGGAACAACTTCATTTATGACGGTTGCCTATATCATTGCGGTCAATGGAGCCATCTTGCAGCTAGCCGGCATGCCTTATGAAGCAGCTACGATTGTTACAGTAATCTGCTCTTTTATCGGTTGTATGCTGATGGCGCTTTGGGCGAAGTCACCGTTAATTCTCGTGCCTGGGATGGGAGACAATGCATTTTTTGTTTTCACATTGGTATTCTCGTTAGGACTTACGTGGCAGCAAGCACTTGCAGCAGTATTTTTGGCGGGTATTGTATTTATGTTAACTGCGGTAACGAAAGGGGCCGACTATTTATCGCGCTCGATCCCGACGTCGATGATTAACGCCATGACCGCCGGTATTGGTCTTTTTATTGCTTTTCTAGGCTTGAAAAATGGGGGGATCATCGTTGCGAGCGAAGGAACTTTCGTTACTTTGGCTAAGCTGAGTGATCCTTATGCCCTAACGACGATATTGACTTTATTGATTGCGATTCCGCTTTTCATGCGAAATGTAAAAGGCAGCTTTTTAATTGCTATTATCGCAGGTACAGGCATTGGTGCGCTGCTTGGTATCGTCGATTTTTCAACATTACGTGATTTTAGTATTTCCTTTAATGGGTACGGAGAGTTGTTTTTTGCCTTGGACTTTAGCGGGATCGGCACGCTTAATTTTTGGACAGCCGTTTTTTCGCTATCGATGGTCATTATTTTTCAAAATATGGGCGCCCAGCTTGGGATGCTTCCAGACAAGGCGAAGTTCCGCAGGTCTTTTCAGGCTAACTCTGTATCGGTTATAAGTGCAGGTCTTCTGGGTTGTAGTCCGATGACGACAGCAGCTGAGTCTGCAACAGGCATTGCATCAGGCGGGAGAACGGGGCTAACCTCATTTACAACGGGAATTTTGTTTATTCCTGCTTTGTTTATGATTCCGCTTTTCAAAATAATCCCAAACAGTGCAATTGCGCCTGTACTCATCATTGTTGGCTGTCTTATGTTCCAGAGCATTAAGGAGATTCCGTTCAACGATTTTACAGAAGCTTTTCCTGCTTATCTGATGATGGCAATTATGCCGCTATCCTTTAGTATCGCGAACGGGATTGCGTTTGGTTTCATTGCCTACCCAATTCTGAAGCTGGTCACAGGCCGAAGAAAAGAAGTATCGATAACGATGTACGTCATCGCATTTTTCTTCTTGCTTTATTTTATTTTGGGATCGATTTAA
- a CDS encoding alpha/beta fold hydrolase yields MVTGKVLLLSNGSILHQTFTLELDPGVYVRGDIRVKEDGGRKPVLLFVHGFKGFKDWAFFPYAAEQFAGQDFAVITFNFSFNGVNEHDFDELDKFGMNTYTQEQKDLSAVLAALLEGKLPLDEQMDKQQIFIVGHSRGGGNSVIFAAEHPEIRGVVTWNGIAKANLFGEDFREQVLRDGVGYVTNARTKQEMPINAAFFEDLDRNRMRFAITAKAASLRTPVLFIQGTGDAGRLLTGYYLLQAAAPQHRFSPLEGANHTFGAVHPFAGTTDDLEKAIEITGAFFALLLQRPSE; encoded by the coding sequence ATGGTGACGGGGAAGGTGCTGTTATTGAGTAATGGGAGTATTTTGCATCAGACATTTACGTTGGAGCTGGACCCGGGAGTGTATGTAAGAGGCGATATAAGAGTGAAGGAAGATGGGGGACGCAAACCGGTCCTCCTCTTTGTGCATGGTTTTAAAGGGTTCAAGGATTGGGCGTTCTTCCCTTATGCAGCCGAGCAATTCGCGGGTCAGGACTTTGCGGTAATTACGTTCAACTTTTCGTTTAACGGCGTTAATGAACATGATTTTGACGAGCTGGATAAGTTCGGGATGAACACCTACACGCAGGAGCAAAAGGATTTGTCAGCTGTGCTTGCAGCATTGCTCGAGGGCAAACTTCCGCTTGATGAACAGATGGATAAGCAGCAAATTTTCATAGTAGGGCATAGCCGCGGCGGAGGGAATAGCGTAATATTCGCAGCCGAGCATCCTGAAATTCGCGGCGTAGTAACATGGAACGGAATAGCGAAGGCAAATCTGTTTGGAGAAGATTTCCGCGAGCAGGTATTGCGGGATGGGGTAGGCTATGTGACGAATGCAAGGACAAAGCAGGAAATGCCGATTAACGCTGCGTTTTTTGAGGATTTGGATCGGAATCGAATGCGCTTCGCTATCACAGCTAAAGCGGCGTCACTTCGAACGCCTGTGTTATTCATTCAAGGAACGGGGGATGCTGGGCGATTGCTTACAGGATACTATCTGCTCCAAGCTGCTGCTCCGCAGCATCGTTTTTCACCGCTGGAAGGAGCGAACCATACTTTTGGAGCGGTGCATCCTTTTGCAGGGACGACGGATGATTTGGAGAAGGCGATTGAAATAACGGGAGCGTTTTTTGCTTTGTTGCTGCAGCGACCGTCGGAGTGA